The Panacibacter microcysteis DNA window CGAAGAAGGCAAACAATATTATTTCAAAGGCTTCAAGTATGTGCACCACGACCGCGGTTTGGATGAATGGCCGGACACGTCAACTTTATACATTACAATATTTGAAGGCAACAATGACAGCGGTGCAGTTGCAGGGCAGGGTATACTACACATTTTGATGGCAGACTTTGCAAAGCAAATGCGCACCATGAAAGCCGTGAATGCTTCTTCCACCGCAGAAGGACTAAAAGCACTTGCTGCGTTTGGAAAATATTTTGCCCGTTCTTTGTTTGAAGTATATGGTGGCATTGCAGCCCCACTGCAGTTCTTCGGCCTGGATGCGCCACCCAGAAAGAAAAGAGAACTGCGTACGTCAGCACCCGGGTACTATCCTTTCACTACGCAGGATAATATTCAACTCCTGCTTACAAGGTATAATGGCGGAACCAAAGGGCCCTTACTTATGGTGCATCCTTTCAATGGCAACCGGCTTAATTTTTCTATTGATACCATTGATACCAATCTTACAGAATATTTCTATAACAACGGTTTTGACGTATGGTTGCTCGATAACAGGCTTAGCAGTTTTATGCCTTCGGCATCCGGCCAGCATACCTGCGATGCAATTGCGCAGTACGATTACCCTGCCGCAATTAATACAATAAGATCTGTAACAGGTGCGGCACAGGTAGATGTGCTGGCACATTGTGTAGGTTCCATTACCATGTTTATGTCATTGCTGCAGGGTTTGCAGGGCGTACGATCAATGATCAGTACACAAATTGCGTCAGACTTTTACCCTGCCACACAGGTAAAACTAAAAGCGGGCCTGCATTTGCCGCAGGTGCTCGATGCATTGGGTATTCACTCGCTTAATGCATTTGTTGATAACGACAAATCATGGCAAACAAAACTCTACAATGAATTTGTAAAACTTTACGCAGATGCGGTTGCAGATTTTTGTACAGATCCTGTTTGCCAGCGCATGACGTTCATGTTCGGTCCTTTATATGAACACACTAACCTGAACGCAGCAACACACAGTGCAAACATCGAAATGTGGGGCATTGCCAATATGACCACCTATAGCCAGCTTACAAAAATGATACGTGCAAAGAAATTGCTGAATGCTGCCGGTGAAGATGTTTACATGCCGCATATAGACAGGCTTGCTATACCCATCACATTTATTCATGGAGAAAAGAACCGTGTGTTTGCCCCTGAAAGCACGCTTACAACTTATAATAATCTTTGCAACAGTAATGGTAAAGCGTTATACGCACATCACCTGGTAAAAGATTATGGACATAACGATTGCCTGTATGGAAAAAATGCTGCGGCAGACGTGTACCCGCTTATGCTGCAACATTTCAGCAGGTTTTACCAATAAAGATAGTACGCCGCAATAGCCTGTTGCAGCGTGGTTTATAACATTGAAAATAAATTTATGTACCCGGCTGTAGAACACAGGTCATCTTCGTTGCGTCGCACTCTTGTACTGTATTACATACATGGGCATTTGGTTGCGGGCCCGGATAACCTTAACGTGGCCGCAGCATGCTGAGTTATTATAAGAACGTACAAGTGAGTGACACAACAGGCGATGATAGTAGCAATGCAGCTAAGTACACACATTTAACTACCAGCAAAAACTTACATCCATGCCCGATATACGCTACGTAATTTTTTCCGACATGCACTTGGGTGCAGAAAACAGTATTCTTACCAATCTTGCAGAAAATTCGTATGAAACGGATACCACCAAGGCAAGCCCTGTAATGATGAGGCTTATTGATTGCCTGCGGGATGTGATCAGTAAAAATGAAGGCAGCAAAAAGCCAACGCTGGTACTGAATGGAGACCTGATGGAGCTTGCATTAAACACGACCAATAACGCTTCTATGGCGTTTGAGCGGTTTATGGAACTGACTATGCCTGCAAATGCAGAGCGTTTATTTGATAAAGACATCTTTTTCCTGTCCGGCAATCACGATCATAACATGTGGGAGCGTTCCAGGAATTATCATTACATAGAATACCTGAAAACATTGCAGGGGGGAGAACGCATAAGAGATGAAATTCATTGTACCAGCATGTTTAATCCGGAGCCTATAGCTGAGAATCTGCTAAATGCCCTGGTGCACCGCTACCCGCATTTGCAGGACGTGAATGTAAATGCTGCTTACCCTGCCCATGCTGTACTAAGCGAAGACAAGCAAAAATGTGTAGTGTTTTGTCATGGCCATTACGTGGAATCTATGTATTCGCTAATGACAAACCTGCGCTCTAAAATTTTTCCTGACCGAATAAAGCCCGGAACATTTGAACACCTGGAACAGGAGAACTTTGCATGGGTGGATTTTTTCTGGTCAACACTGGGCAGGTCGGGCTCTGTGGGCAAAGACATAGATCTTATTTACGATAAGATACAAGACCCCGAACAGGTAAAAATAATGATCCACAACATTGCGGAAAGTTTTACAGCGAACAGGAAAAATATGGTACTCCGCTGGGCAGAAAGGGAAATACTGCAGGAGATATTATCTTTTACAGTTGGCAGGCTTGCCGCCAATGAACGTAATGAGCCCGATGTAGTACTAACACCAGATGCCACGCAAGGTCTGAAAGCTTTCATGGAAATTTTTGTAATGAACCAGTTGCGTCATGAGCTCAATGGATATATTCCGCCAAACATATCATTTATATTTGGGCATACACATAAACCTTTTCAGCAACTGATGAACTATACCGGTTATACCACGCCGGTAAAAGTGTACAACAGTGGGGGTTGGGTAGTAGATACCATGAAACCTCAGCCACTGCATGGCGGCTCTGTGTTACTGGTTGATGAACATATGGATGTAATAGTACTGCAGATGTATAAAGAAGGAAAACACAATGTAACACTCGAGGAATTGAAGGATGTAAATGAGAAAAGCTGCGATTTTTATCAGCGCGTAAACAAACTGATCGATATGAAGCAGGAGCCGTGGAGCAGTTTTGCCTCAATTGCCGAACAGGAGATTAACCTGCGTTATAAATACCTGGCAGAGATTGCAAAAAGCAATAATTAGTTATTACCCGCAATACCAGAAAATGCGCCAACATTACCGATTCTTTTTCCTGCTCTTTTTTTTGTGTGCTGCTTGCGGGGCAAAGTCTCAGTCTGTTATTACCTTAACAGACAGTACTGATGACTTATGGATTGGCAAAGCTGTTTACTATCTGGAAGACGCAGCAGCACAATTGTCGTTTGATGAAATAGTAAAGGACTCTGTGAACCGGCTTTTTTTAAAACTCGACCAGGATGCGCCCAACTTTGGCAATGTAGAAACCACGATATGGAACAAGTTTTATGTAGTAAACAAATCTTCCAGGAAATGGGTATTATCTGTTTTGAACTATGATATTGACACACTTGTATTTCATTATAAAGACAGCCTGAACAATGTGCAAAAAATTGTTGCCGGCAGCTCCCGGCCGCTTAGTTCGAGAAAATACAAAACACCATACTATACGTTTGATCTGCCTGCAAATATTGATGATACTGCCGTTTTTTACCTGAAAGTGCAAACCTATATATTCCAGTACCCGATGGTGGTAAGCTCGCAGGAAAAATACATAGAAGATCTGCACATTAACAATTT harbors:
- a CDS encoding metallophosphoesterase, with protein sequence MPDIRYVIFSDMHLGAENSILTNLAENSYETDTTKASPVMMRLIDCLRDVISKNEGSKKPTLVLNGDLMELALNTTNNASMAFERFMELTMPANAERLFDKDIFFLSGNHDHNMWERSRNYHYIEYLKTLQGGERIRDEIHCTSMFNPEPIAENLLNALVHRYPHLQDVNVNAAYPAHAVLSEDKQKCVVFCHGHYVESMYSLMTNLRSKIFPDRIKPGTFEHLEQENFAWVDFFWSTLGRSGSVGKDIDLIYDKIQDPEQVKIMIHNIAESFTANRKNMVLRWAEREILQEILSFTVGRLAANERNEPDVVLTPDATQGLKAFMEIFVMNQLRHELNGYIPPNISFIFGHTHKPFQQLMNYTGYTTPVKVYNSGGWVVDTMKPQPLHGGSVLLVDEHMDVIVLQMYKEGKHNVTLEELKDVNEKSCDFYQRVNKLIDMKQEPWSSFASIAEQEINLRYKYLAEIAKSNN